A single region of the Manihot esculenta cultivar AM560-2 chromosome 12, M.esculenta_v8, whole genome shotgun sequence genome encodes:
- the LOC110627389 gene encoding B-cell receptor-associated protein 31 encodes MIQLLYTVIFAEMALILTFLFKTPLRKLVIMTLDRVKRGRGPVMVKTIAGTVFIVLLSSVYSMIKIQNRMLEAGAPNPTDQVLMSRHMLEASLMGFLLFLSLMIDRLHHYIRELRLLRKTMEAAKKQSQSLDDGKNGNSEKTKGLKDEIVNLKTKIKNLESECEGKAKQAKAAETEAEALRKQSEGFLLEYDRLLEDNQNLRNQLESIDQTLLQSDDKKNM; translated from the exons ATGATACAGCTCCTTTACACTGTAATCTTTGCCGAAATGGCCTTGATTTTGACGTTTCTGTTCAAAACCCCTTTGAGGAAGCTTGTTATCATGACTTTGGATCGGGTGAAGCGAGGGAGGGGACCTGTTATGGTCAAAACCATCGCCGGAACTGTCTTCATTGTGCTCTTGTCTAGTGTTTACAGTATGATCAAGATTCAAAACCGGATGCTCGAGGCTGGTGCTCCTAATCCTACCGACCAGGTCCTTATGTCCAGGCATATGCTTGAAGCGTCTCTCATGG GATTCTTGCTATTCCTCTCGTTGATGATAGATAGATTGCACCATTACATTAGAGAACTACGTTTACTTAGAAAGACGATGGAAGCTGCTAAGAAACAAAGCCAGAGCCTTGATGATGGGAAAAATGGTAATTCAGAGAAGACCAAAGGGCTGAAGGATGAGATTGTTAACTTGAAGACTAAGATCAAGAACCTAGAATCTGAATGTGAGGGAAAAGCGAAACAAGCAAAGGCAGCAGAAACTGAAGCTGAGGCTTTGCGAAAACAATCTGAAGGTTTCCTTCTAGAGTATGATCGCTTGCTAGAGGACAATCAGAACCTAAGAAACCAATTGGAGTCGATAGATCAGACTTTATTACAGTCTGATGACAAGAAGAATATGTGA